The following coding sequences are from one Gossypium hirsutum isolate 1008001.06 chromosome A12, Gossypium_hirsutum_v2.1, whole genome shotgun sequence window:
- the LOC107917041 gene encoding dol-P-Man:Man(5)GlcNAc(2)-PP-Dol alpha-1,3-mannosyltransferase, which translates to MAVKNSTSAHAKRSRKKAAASSSLIPKFMKNPKTTMALALLIIDSLLVSFIIVYVPYTKIDWDAHMSQVSGFLGGERDYKNLKGDTGPLVCPAGFLYVYSAIQYVTGGQVFPAQILFGILYIINLGIVLLIYVKTNVVLKQHQGRRLQQLLLKRQIVMMPLNQRIRNGFMISF; encoded by the exons ATGGCAGTAAAAAATTCAACCTCTGCTCATGCCAAACGCTCTCGGAAAAAAGCTGCTGCTTCATCTTCTTTGATCCCCAAAttcatgaaaaaccccaaaaCAACAATGGCGTTGGCTTTACTCATCATTGACTCCCTCCTCGTCTCCTTCATCATCGTTTACGTCCCTT ATACGAAGATAGATTGGGACGCTCACATGTCTCAG GTAAGTGGGTTTCTTGGAGGAGAAAGGGATTATAAGAACTTGAAAGGAGACACTGGACCGCTTGTTTGCCCAGCTGGTTTCCTTTATGTTTATTCTGCTATTCAGTATGTTACTGGAGGACAAGTTTTTCCAGCTCAG ATTTTGTTTGGGATTTTATACATCATAAACCTGGGCATTGTCTTATTAATCTATGTAAAGACCAATGTG GTACTGAAGCAGCACCAAGGAAGAAGGTTGCAGCAGCTTCTGCTTAAAAGGCAAATTGTAATG ATGCCCTTAAATCAAAGGATCAGAAACGGGTTCATGATTTCATTTTAG
- the LOC107946306 gene encoding zinc finger protein SHOOT GRAVITROPISM 5 has protein sequence MLDKTATVSALPFSSDLLSLTPLDNGKRKRKPPGTPDPEAEVVSLSPQTLLESDRYVCEICNQGFQRDQNLQMHRRRHKVPWKLVKSETQEVVKKKVYVCPEPSCLHHNPCHALGDLVGIKKHFRRKHSLNKQWVCDKCFKGYAVQSDYKAHLKTCGTKGHSCDCGRVFSRVESFIEHQDICSVRGIQHQFQALQSRLTSSTTPSIDANFRLSPPLPIPKSTGTLELQLLPSSSTHSWSWRNSDSASLLKLSIGSTEGNGRETAMEATRLKEFASEQLKLAMREKTHAEKAREEAKREIEMAELEFASAKRIKQQAENELEKALVLKHQATKKITATIMQITCQACKNRFITSMAAVPAADETSLAMSYMSSATTEGEGE, from the exons ATGTTGGATAAAACTGCTACTGTTTCTGCACTTCCATTCTCCTCTGATCTTCTCAGTCTCACTCCTCTTGATAatggcaaaagaaaaagaaagccacCCGGTACCCCAG atCCAGAAGCAGAAGTGGTTTCTTTATCTCCGCAAACATTGCTTGAATCGGACAGGTATGTATGTGAGATCTGCAACCAAGGGTTTCAACGAGACCAGAACCTTCAAATGCATAGGAGAAGGCACAAAGTGCCATGGAAGTTGGTGAAAAGTGAAACACAAGAGGTGGTGAAGAAGAAGGTATATGTGTGCCCCGAGCCAAGTTGCTTGCACCACAACCCTTGCCATGCCCTGGGAGATCTGGTTGGGATAAAGAAGCATTTCAGAAGAAAGCATAGCCTTAACAAACAGTGGGTTTGTGATAAGTGCTTTAAAGGCTATGCCGTTCAGTCTGATTATAAGGCTCATCTCAAGACTTGTGGTACCAAAGGTCATTCCTGTGACTGTGGCCGTGTTTTTTCCAG GGTGGAGAGTTTCATTGAGCACCAAGATATTTGCAGTGTTAGAGGAATTCAACATCAATTCCAGGCGTTGCAGTCTCGACTGACTTCAAGCACCACTCCGTCGATCGATGCAAACTTTAGGTTATCCCCACCATTGCCGATACCAAAATCAACTGGGACTCTTGAACTTCAGCTTCTACCATCATCAAGCACTCACTCGTGGTCATGGAGGAACTCAGATAGCGCGAGTCTTTTAAAACTATCTATAGGGTCAACTGAAGGTAATGGGCGTGAAACAGCAATGGAAGCGACTAGGTTGAAAGAGTTTGCAAGTGAGCAGCTGAAGTTAGCCATGAGGGAGAAAACACATGCTGAAAAGGCTAGGGAGGAAGCGAAAAGGGAGATTGAGATGGCAGAGCTTGAGTTTGCAAGTGCTAAGAGGATAAAGCAACAAGCGGAAAATGAACTTGAGAAAGCTCTAGTGTTGAAACATCAAGCCACAAAGAAGATAACTGCAACCATCATGCAGATCACTTGTCAAGCTTGTAAGAATCGATTCATAACATCAATGGCAGCGGTTCCTGCAGCTGATGAAACCTCGCTTGCAATGAGTTATATGTCGTCAGCCACAACAGAAGGGGAAGGAGAgtga